From a single Paraburkholderia sp. FT54 genomic region:
- a CDS encoding amidohydrolase, with the protein MTSTPSAPTPAEIVFFNGKIATQDDKRSFADALAVAHGRIVAAGSRDAVMRHANDATRHVDLQGRTVIPGLNDSHLHIIRGGLNFNMELRWDGVPSLADALDMLRKQVARTPAPQWVRVVGGWNEFQFAERRGPTLEEINAIAPDTPVFILHLYDSALLNAAALRAVGYTKDTPNPPGGEIQRDKRGNPTGMLIARPNAGLLYATLAKGPKLAPEDQRNSTRHFMRELNRLGVTSAIDAGGGYQAYPDDYAVIMDMAKHGELTVRIAYNLFTQNAKKEIEDFARWVKMTKPGEGDDFLRVNGAGEMLVFSAADFEDFLEPRPDLPDALENELEAVVKLLVANRWPFRLHATYNESIERFLNVFERVNAEIPFNGLRWFFDHCETITQKNIERVRALGGGIAIQHRMAYQGEYFIHQYGEEAVKRTPPIRHMLDAGLPVGAGTDATRVASFNPFVSLYWMVSGKTVGGTSMYSSENRLDRMEALRRYTVGSAWFSNEEDRKGALLPGQFADFAVLSEDYFTVDESRIRFLESVLTVVGGKVIYADDEFAPLAPPDLPVSPSWSPVAEFGGYSRYKPTAVACVDGCVNLCGVHAHAHGWAWRRNVPVSDSNGFWGALGCSCFAF; encoded by the coding sequence ATGACTTCCACACCTTCCGCGCCGACGCCGGCCGAGATTGTCTTCTTCAACGGCAAGATCGCCACGCAGGACGACAAGCGCTCCTTCGCCGATGCGCTCGCCGTCGCGCACGGCCGCATCGTCGCCGCGGGCTCGCGCGACGCCGTGATGCGGCATGCCAACGACGCCACGCGGCACGTCGATCTGCAAGGCCGCACCGTCATTCCGGGCCTGAACGACTCGCACCTGCACATCATTCGCGGCGGGCTGAACTTCAATATGGAGTTGCGCTGGGACGGCGTGCCGTCGCTCGCGGATGCGCTCGACATGTTGCGCAAGCAGGTGGCCCGCACGCCGGCGCCTCAATGGGTGCGCGTGGTGGGCGGCTGGAATGAATTCCAGTTTGCCGAGCGGCGCGGACCGACGCTCGAAGAAATCAATGCGATTGCGCCGGATACGCCGGTGTTCATCCTGCATCTGTACGACAGCGCGCTTCTGAATGCAGCGGCATTGCGCGCGGTCGGCTATACGAAAGACACGCCCAATCCTCCCGGCGGCGAGATCCAGCGCGACAAGCGCGGCAACCCGACGGGCATGCTGATCGCGCGGCCGAACGCTGGGCTTCTGTACGCGACGCTCGCGAAAGGTCCGAAGCTCGCGCCCGAGGATCAGCGTAATTCAACGCGCCATTTCATGCGCGAACTGAACCGCCTCGGCGTGACGAGCGCCATCGACGCAGGCGGCGGCTATCAGGCCTATCCCGACGACTACGCCGTCATCATGGACATGGCGAAGCACGGCGAGCTGACCGTGCGGATCGCCTACAACCTGTTCACGCAGAACGCCAAAAAGGAAATCGAAGACTTCGCCAGGTGGGTGAAGATGACGAAGCCCGGCGAAGGCGACGACTTCCTGCGGGTGAACGGCGCCGGCGAAATGCTGGTGTTTTCCGCGGCGGACTTCGAAGACTTTCTGGAACCGCGCCCCGATCTACCCGACGCGCTGGAGAACGAACTCGAAGCGGTCGTCAAGCTGCTGGTGGCGAACCGCTGGCCGTTCCGTCTGCATGCGACCTACAACGAATCGATCGAACGCTTCCTGAACGTGTTCGAACGCGTGAACGCCGAGATTCCGTTCAACGGGTTGCGCTGGTTCTTCGATCACTGCGAGACCATCACGCAGAAAAATATCGAGCGCGTGCGCGCGCTCGGCGGCGGCATTGCGATCCAGCATCGCATGGCGTATCAGGGCGAGTACTTCATTCATCAATACGGCGAAGAGGCGGTCAAGCGTACGCCGCCGATCCGCCACATGCTCGATGCCGGCCTGCCGGTCGGCGCGGGCACGGATGCGACGCGCGTCGCGAGTTTCAATCCGTTCGTCTCGCTGTACTGGATGGTGTCGGGCAAGACGGTGGGTGGCACGTCGATGTATTCGAGCGAGAACAGGCTGGACCGGATGGAGGCATTGCGCCGCTATACGGTGGGCAGCGCGTGGTTCTCGAATGAAGAAGATCGCAAAGGCGCGCTGCTGCCCGGTCAGTTCGCGGACTTCGCGGTGCTCAGCGAAGACTACTTCACCGTCGACGAAAGCCGCATCAGGTTCCTCGAATCGGTGCTGACGGTGGTGGGCGGCAAGGTCATCTACGCGGACGACGAGTTCGCGCCGCTCGCACCGCCCGACTTGCCCGTGAGCCCGTCGTGGTCGCCGGTTGCGGAATTCGGCGGCTACAGCCGTTACAAGCCGACCGCGGTGGCCTGCGTGGACGGCTGCGTCAATCTGTGCGGCGTGCATGCTCACGCGCACGGCTGGGCATGGCGCAGGAACGTGCCGGTCAGCGATTCGAACGGCTTCTGGGGCGCGCTGGGCTGTAGCTGTTTCGCATTCTGA
- a CDS encoding hydrolase: MPKELLTPDSCAVALIDYQPQMFFGTMSHERTTILHNVQAIAKASKLFKVPTILTTVAAKSFSGDMVPEVQSVFPEYTPIDRTSMNSWEDVNFRKAIEATGRKKIVIAGLWTEVCVSFPTIQMINEGYEIYVPTDACGDITTEAHERAVQRIIQAGAVPMTSFQYMFELQRDWGRSETYEGCMDILKAHSAYGIGVRYAKSILGEHASEAG; this comes from the coding sequence ATGCCTAAAGAACTCTTGACCCCTGATTCATGTGCGGTTGCCCTGATCGACTATCAGCCGCAGATGTTCTTTGGAACGATGTCGCATGAGCGCACCACCATCCTGCACAACGTCCAGGCGATCGCGAAGGCCTCGAAGCTCTTCAAGGTGCCGACGATCCTGACCACGGTGGCCGCTAAATCGTTCAGCGGCGACATGGTGCCGGAAGTGCAATCGGTCTTTCCCGAGTACACGCCGATCGACCGCACGTCGATGAACTCGTGGGAAGACGTGAATTTCCGCAAGGCCATCGAGGCAACCGGCCGTAAGAAGATCGTGATCGCCGGGCTGTGGACGGAAGTGTGCGTGTCGTTCCCGACCATCCAGATGATCAACGAAGGCTACGAAATCTACGTGCCGACCGACGCCTGCGGCGACATCACCACCGAAGCGCACGAACGCGCGGTGCAACGCATCATCCAGGCCGGCGCGGTGCCCATGACCTCGTTCCAGTACATGTTCGAACTGCAACGCGACTGGGGACGCAGCGAAACGTACGAAGGCTGCATGGACATCCTGAAGGCGCACAGCGCTTACGGTATCGGCGTGCGTTACGCCAAGTCGATTCTCGGCGAGCACGCGAGCGAAGCGGGCTGA
- a CDS encoding PAAR domain-containing protein: MSDQERKGTLYRFATVGTRTGRGGRVSTGQAGKLAGLPLACVGDVVTYRDGVEAVIMDGAGCAATYEGAPFALVGSSLSNGDRIIETLCAELNAGIFLEDGQQIFVPVNEHGNVIQLQ, from the coding sequence ATGTCGGATCAGGAACGTAAGGGAACGCTCTATCGCTTCGCAACCGTTGGCACGCGCACCGGGCGCGGCGGGCGTGTATCTACCGGCCAGGCCGGTAAGCTGGCTGGCCTTCCTCTCGCGTGTGTCGGCGATGTCGTGACGTACCGCGACGGCGTGGAAGCAGTGATTATGGACGGCGCAGGGTGCGCAGCGACGTACGAAGGTGCCCCCTTCGCGCTTGTTGGCAGCAGCCTGAGCAACGGCGACCGCATCATCGAAACACTTTGTGCCGAATTGAACGCGGGCATTTTCCTTGAAGATGGTCAACAGATCTTTGTCCCCGTGAATGAACACGGCAACGTGATTCAACTCCAGTAG
- a CDS encoding PAAR domain-containing protein, with protein sequence MRIPIVRHGDETTTRGKVLAFTATIHDDGRKIALHGDQATCGNCKGLWKIIGTGEGAGENGRAAVINGDHVLCPCGKNRVFAGADAGMFLHIDTGTASAAPHKAAPVEQYDEQFTLLDDARRPLAHVRYRIVVDGKRMITGTTSANGQTERVATHGASSLQLQLEN encoded by the coding sequence ATGCGTATCCCTATTGTGCGTCATGGCGACGAAACAACTACGCGCGGAAAGGTCCTCGCATTTACTGCGACCATTCACGACGATGGCCGGAAGATCGCGCTCCACGGCGACCAGGCAACGTGCGGAAACTGCAAGGGCTTATGGAAGATCATCGGCACTGGCGAAGGCGCCGGAGAAAATGGACGCGCAGCCGTTATCAACGGCGATCATGTTCTATGTCCTTGCGGTAAGAATCGCGTTTTCGCAGGCGCGGACGCAGGAATGTTCTTGCACATCGACACCGGCACTGCGAGCGCCGCGCCACACAAAGCCGCACCGGTAGAGCAGTACGACGAGCAATTTACTCTGCTCGATGATGCACGCCGGCCGCTCGCGCATGTGCGTTACCGGATCGTTGTTGACGGCAAACGAATGATAACGGGGACCACAAGCGCGAACGGGCAGACCGAGCGCGTGGCCACACATGGAGCATCGAGCCTACAACTTCAATTAGAGAATTGA
- the gcvA gene encoding transcriptional regulator GcvA, which yields MHNRVTLKSIQAFEAAARLSSFALAADELFVTPSAISHQIKLLEEQLSIRLFHRLHRTVLLTDSGRQYAEEITSAFAHIDAATREIGRVAKSDILTIHCTPSFATQWLMPRIARFSAAHTDIDVRLNASSEAADLISEAVDIDIRYGPRKLQPAGTLVLELPPETIVPLCAPALMSGDYPLRSVADLQHHPLIHSEGCLVGWRDWMRLHRKTRIDIGRGPRFDRSFMALSAAVDGLGVCLESLLLAQRELETGRLVAPFGVDGLSVNGYTLNLLKSRADLPKLRSFQDWLFAELER from the coding sequence ATGCACAATCGCGTCACGCTCAAGTCGATACAAGCCTTCGAAGCGGCCGCCCGGCTCTCGTCGTTCGCGCTTGCAGCAGACGAACTGTTCGTCACGCCCTCGGCAATCAGCCATCAAATCAAGCTGCTCGAAGAGCAATTGAGCATTCGTCTGTTCCATCGGCTGCATCGCACGGTGCTGTTGACGGACTCGGGGCGGCAATACGCAGAGGAAATCACTTCGGCGTTCGCGCACATCGACGCGGCCACGCGAGAGATCGGGCGGGTGGCGAAGAGCGACATCCTCACCATTCACTGCACGCCGAGTTTTGCGACCCAATGGCTGATGCCGCGCATCGCGCGCTTCAGCGCGGCGCATACCGATATCGACGTGCGTTTGAATGCGTCATCGGAAGCGGCGGACCTGATTTCGGAAGCGGTCGATATCGACATCCGCTACGGTCCGCGCAAGCTGCAACCGGCGGGCACGCTGGTGCTGGAGTTGCCGCCGGAGACGATCGTGCCGTTGTGCGCGCCGGCGCTCATGTCCGGCGACTATCCGCTGCGCAGCGTCGCGGACTTGCAGCACCATCCGCTGATTCACAGCGAGGGTTGTCTGGTCGGCTGGCGGGACTGGATGCGTTTGCATCGCAAGACACGGATCGATATTGGACGTGGCCCGCGTTTCGACCGCTCGTTCATGGCGTTGAGCGCCGCGGTCGACGGCCTGGGCGTGTGTCTGGAGAGCCTGCTGCTCGCGCAACGCGAACTGGAAACCGGGCGGCTCGTCGCGCCGTTCGGCGTGGATGGACTCAGCGTGAATGGCTATACGCTGAATCTGTTGAAGTCGCGTGCTGATTTGCCGAAGCTGCGCAGCTTTCAGGACTGGTTGTTTGCTGAGTTGGAAAGGTGA
- a CDS encoding transketolase translates to MNISETAPYPELAEHAYQIRRNALRMGEVQGQGYIGQALDIADVLAVAYFRAMRYRADDPDWEGRDRFLLSNGHYAIALYAALIEAGIIADEELETYGSDDSRLPMSGMASYTPGMEMSGGSLGQGLTIAVGRCLGLKRKGSDATVYTLFSDGELDEGAVWEGLMSAAHWKLDNLIAMIDVNNQQADGPSSAVMAFEPLVDKLLAFGWFVQRVDGNDLAAVVAAFDAARAHPEAQPRIIVCDTRMGCGVPFLEAREKNHFIRVDAHEWQLALQALEAGRTV, encoded by the coding sequence GTGAACATCAGCGAAACCGCGCCATATCCCGAACTCGCGGAGCACGCCTACCAGATCCGCCGCAACGCGCTGCGCATGGGTGAAGTGCAAGGGCAAGGCTATATCGGCCAGGCGCTCGACATTGCCGACGTGCTGGCGGTCGCTTACTTCCGCGCCATGCGTTATCGCGCCGACGATCCCGACTGGGAAGGCCGCGACCGCTTCCTGCTCTCCAACGGCCACTACGCGATCGCCTTGTACGCGGCGCTGATCGAAGCCGGCATCATCGCCGACGAAGAACTGGAGACCTACGGCAGCGACGACAGCCGCCTGCCGATGTCCGGGATGGCGAGCTACACGCCCGGCATGGAGATGTCCGGCGGCTCGCTCGGCCAGGGGCTGACGATCGCCGTGGGCCGCTGCCTCGGTCTGAAGCGCAAGGGTTCGGACGCCACCGTCTACACGCTGTTCTCGGACGGCGAACTCGACGAAGGCGCGGTCTGGGAAGGACTGATGTCCGCCGCGCACTGGAAGCTCGACAACCTGATCGCGATGATCGACGTCAACAACCAGCAAGCCGACGGGCCGTCTTCCGCGGTCATGGCGTTCGAGCCGCTGGTCGACAAGCTGCTGGCGTTCGGCTGGTTCGTGCAGCGCGTGGACGGTAACGATCTCGCGGCGGTGGTCGCCGCGTTCGATGCGGCGCGCGCGCATCCTGAAGCGCAGCCGCGGATCATCGTCTGCGATACGCGCATGGGCTGCGGCGTGCCGTTTCTCGAAGCACGCGAGAAGAACCACTTTATCCGCGTCGATGCGCACGAGTGGCAACTCGCGCTGCAGGCGCTCGAAGCCGGGAGAACCGTATGA
- a CDS encoding transketolase family protein, producing the protein MSAAAPKPRLKTSAMIASIAGEGQITRSAPFGHALVELARNRPEVVGMTADLGKYTDLHLFAKEYPERFYQMGMAEQLLMGAAAGMAHEGAQPFVTTYAVFAARRAYDFIHQAIAEDNLDVKLVCALPGLTTGYGPSHQAAEDLALFRAMPNLTVIDPCDALEIEQMVPAIADHRGPVYARLLRGNVPVVLDEYDYQFELGKAKLLRDGTEVLIISSGIMTMRALETAKALAADRIDVGVLHVPTIKPLDAVTLLREARRPGRLVIVAENHTVIGGLGEAVAAVLLTNGVTPPFRQIGLPDAFLDAGALPTLHDRYGISTEAMCGTIKGWLR; encoded by the coding sequence ATGAGCGCCGCCGCACCGAAACCGCGTCTGAAGACTTCGGCGATGATCGCCTCGATCGCCGGCGAAGGCCAGATCACCCGCTCCGCTCCGTTCGGCCACGCGCTGGTGGAGCTGGCGCGCAACCGGCCCGAGGTGGTCGGCATGACCGCCGACCTCGGCAAATACACCGACCTGCATCTGTTCGCGAAGGAATACCCCGAGCGCTTCTATCAGATGGGCATGGCCGAGCAGCTGCTGATGGGCGCCGCCGCCGGCATGGCGCACGAAGGCGCGCAGCCGTTCGTCACCACTTACGCGGTGTTCGCCGCGCGCCGCGCCTACGACTTCATCCACCAGGCAATCGCCGAGGACAACCTCGACGTCAAGCTGGTGTGCGCGCTGCCCGGCCTCACGACCGGCTACGGCCCGAGTCACCAGGCGGCCGAAGACCTCGCCCTGTTCCGCGCGATGCCGAACCTCACGGTGATCGACCCGTGCGACGCGCTCGAAATCGAACAGATGGTGCCGGCGATTGCCGACCATCGCGGCCCGGTGTACGCGCGGCTGCTGCGCGGCAACGTGCCGGTCGTGCTCGACGAATACGACTATCAGTTCGAACTCGGCAAGGCGAAGCTGCTGCGCGACGGCACCGAAGTGCTGATCATCTCGTCCGGGATCATGACGATGCGCGCGCTCGAAACGGCCAAGGCGCTCGCCGCCGACCGCATCGACGTGGGCGTGCTGCATGTGCCGACCATCAAGCCGCTCGACGCCGTGACGCTGTTGCGCGAAGCGCGCCGGCCGGGGCGCCTCGTGATCGTAGCGGAGAACCATACGGTGATAGGCGGGCTCGGCGAGGCGGTGGCCGCCGTGCTGCTGACCAACGGCGTCACGCCGCCCTTCCGTCAGATCGGCCTGCCCGACGCCTTTCTCGATGCCGGCGCGCTGCCGACGCTGCACGACCGCTACGGCATTTCCACCGAGGCGATGTGCGGCACCATCAAAGGCTGGCTGCGCTAG
- a CDS encoding SDR family NAD(P)-dependent oxidoreductase has protein sequence MSESRLLDGKVAVISGGASPRGIGMATARKFAAHGARIAIFDLDEKAAIEAAASIGPEHRGYVCNVTDRAACQAAVERTVADFGSIDILINNAGITQAAKFLDIDPQSWDRILDVNLRGVLYLSQAVVPQMKKQKSGSIGCMSSVSAQRGGGILGGPHYSAAKAGVLGLAKAMARELGNDGIRVNCVTPGLIQTDINAGKISDDKRVEILAGIPLNRLGVPDDVAGAFLFLASELSSYITGAVIDVNGGMLIHG, from the coding sequence ATGTCAGAGTCACGTCTTCTCGACGGCAAGGTCGCCGTCATTTCCGGCGGCGCATCGCCGCGCGGCATCGGCATGGCGACCGCACGCAAATTCGCCGCTCATGGCGCGCGCATCGCCATTTTCGATCTCGACGAAAAGGCCGCCATAGAAGCCGCCGCGTCGATCGGGCCGGAGCATCGCGGCTATGTGTGCAACGTCACCGACCGCGCTGCCTGTCAGGCCGCTGTCGAACGCACCGTCGCCGATTTCGGTTCGATCGATATCCTGATCAACAACGCCGGCATTACTCAAGCGGCCAAATTCCTCGACATCGACCCGCAAAGCTGGGACCGCATTCTCGACGTCAACCTGCGCGGCGTGCTGTATCTGTCGCAAGCGGTCGTGCCGCAAATGAAGAAACAGAAAAGCGGCTCGATCGGCTGCATGTCGTCGGTGTCGGCGCAGCGCGGCGGCGGCATTCTTGGCGGCCCGCATTATTCGGCGGCCAAGGCCGGCGTGCTCGGCCTCGCGAAAGCGATGGCGCGCGAACTCGGCAACGACGGCATTCGCGTGAACTGCGTGACGCCGGGCCTGATCCAGACCGACATCAACGCCGGCAAGATCAGCGACGACAAGCGCGTCGAGATTCTCGCGGGCATTCCGCTGAATCGCCTGGGCGTACCCGACGATGTGGCCGGCGCGTTCCTGTTCCTCGCGTCGGAGCTGTCCTCGTATATCACCGGCGCGGTGATCGACGTGAACGGCGGCATGCTGATTCACGGTTGA
- a CDS encoding DctP family TRAP transporter solute-binding subunit, which translates to MTNRSNAPQGISRRTFLKAGATLSAAVPLWSVSRRAMAAPEFSYKLATGQDPTHPVNIRAQEAINHIREATKGRLDIKLFPQNQLGSDTDLLSQVRNGGVEFFNQASSILATLAPAAGIVNTGFAFKDYDAVWKAMDGDLGNYIRAQIGKSGIVSVSKVWDNGFRQISSSTRALRAPADLKGFKIRVPQAPMLTSLFKALDAGPAPINFNELYSALQTGVVEGQENPLPIIATAKLYEVQKYISLTSHVWDGYWILGNRAAWERLPADIRAIVTREFEKAAMLQRADIAKLSSSLRDDLKTKGITFIDVDREAFRGALAKTSFYHDWKSKYGDEAWGLLEKSVGKLG; encoded by the coding sequence ATGACTAACCGTTCAAACGCCCCGCAGGGCATCAGCCGCCGCACCTTTCTGAAAGCCGGTGCGACCTTGTCCGCAGCCGTGCCGTTATGGAGCGTCTCGCGGCGCGCCATGGCGGCGCCCGAGTTTTCGTACAAGCTCGCCACCGGCCAGGACCCGACTCATCCGGTCAATATCCGCGCCCAGGAGGCGATCAATCACATTCGCGAAGCGACCAAAGGCCGCCTCGACATCAAGCTGTTTCCGCAGAACCAGCTCGGCTCCGATACCGATCTGCTCTCGCAGGTGCGCAACGGCGGCGTGGAGTTCTTCAACCAGGCCTCGTCGATCCTCGCGACGCTCGCGCCCGCCGCGGGCATCGTCAACACCGGCTTCGCGTTCAAGGACTACGACGCGGTGTGGAAAGCCATGGACGGCGACCTCGGCAATTACATTCGCGCGCAGATCGGCAAGTCCGGCATCGTGTCGGTCAGCAAGGTGTGGGACAACGGCTTCCGCCAGATCAGTTCGTCCACGCGCGCGCTGCGTGCGCCGGCCGACCTGAAAGGCTTCAAGATCCGCGTGCCGCAAGCACCGATGCTGACCTCGCTGTTCAAGGCGCTCGACGCGGGCCCTGCGCCGATCAACTTCAACGAACTGTATTCGGCCTTGCAAACGGGCGTGGTGGAAGGCCAGGAGAATCCGCTGCCGATCATCGCCACCGCCAAGCTCTACGAAGTGCAGAAGTACATCAGCCTCACCTCGCATGTGTGGGACGGTTACTGGATTCTCGGCAACCGCGCCGCGTGGGAACGGCTGCCGGCGGATATCCGCGCCATCGTCACACGCGAATTCGAAAAGGCCGCGATGCTGCAACGCGCGGACATCGCGAAACTGAGCAGTTCCCTGCGCGACGATCTGAAAACCAAGGGCATCACCTTCATCGACGTGGACCGCGAGGCGTTCCGCGGCGCGCTGGCCAAGACGAGCTTCTACCACGACTGGAAGAGCAAATACGGCGACGAAGCCTGGGGTCTGCTGGAGAAGTCCGTCGGAAAACTGGGGTAA